A genome region from Acidobacteriota bacterium includes the following:
- a CDS encoding GNAT family N-acetyltransferase → MRDPNIRIEELTSPEDLRQCVEMQRATWGWKDEDLLPLRTLLLLNKIGGLVLGALDRNQLVIGFINAFPGFREGEVYLHSQMLAVRQDFRRKGIGKALKLAQREEAIRRGFQRIEWTFDPFEIHNAHFNLEGLGVICRRYVADAYGPSTSSLHGRLPTDRLVAEWHLASQRVCSRVESRVHRAENRLPATSSVVHLPADIADIRVRDPDRAAAIQRDFKRQATDLFGKGYCVAGFESASPPGEVSYHLVPFHTQVLAS, encoded by the coding sequence ATGCGGGATCCCAATATTCGAATCGAAGAGCTGACTTCGCCGGAGGACCTGCGTCAATGTGTCGAGATGCAGCGCGCCACCTGGGGCTGGAAGGACGAAGACCTGCTGCCCTTGAGAACGCTTTTGCTCCTCAACAAGATCGGAGGACTGGTTCTGGGAGCATTGGATCGTAACCAGCTGGTGATTGGATTCATCAACGCTTTCCCCGGTTTCCGGGAAGGGGAGGTTTATCTGCACTCACAGATGCTGGCGGTGCGGCAGGACTTCCGCCGGAAAGGCATCGGCAAGGCGCTCAAGCTGGCCCAGCGGGAGGAGGCCATTCGCCGGGGCTTCCAGCGCATCGAATGGACCTTCGATCCGTTCGAAATTCACAACGCTCATTTCAATCTGGAAGGTCTGGGAGTCATTTGCCGGCGGTACGTTGCCGACGCCTATGGCCCCAGCACCAGCTCTCTGCACGGCCGACTGCCCACCGATCGCCTGGTGGCCGAATGGCACCTCGCCAGCCAACGGGTTTGCTCCCGGGTCGAGAGCCGGGTGCACCGGGCAGAGAACCGGCTTCCGGCGACATCGTCGGTCGTGCATCTTCCAGCCGACATCGCTGATATCCGGGTTCGGGATCCTGACCGGGCAGCGGCCATTCAGCGGGATTTCAAACGACAGGCTACCGATCTGTTTGGCAAGGGCTATTGCGTCGCCGGCTTTGAATCAGCCTCTCCTCCCGGTGAGGTCAGCTATCATCTGGTCCCATTCCATACTCAGGTGCTGGCCTCATGA
- a CDS encoding CPBP family intramembrane metalloprotease, translated as MNPDPSSIPPTTASAPTKHTPFFFQGIDWRTAARYAAILGLLSSFSQCLSDLNLQKSQAWPWWEFLRLFWLYAPCAFMGAVFALKTGLEPFLANRPSAWLGKGRQLMIFGVIPGVAIALSFHRMFAPFRFSPRIPAYLREMDSFYDSFVLSLRAAVTEEVVFRFFLLAAFYYILTRMLQPLRDRGWTRLDWLAVLGSILLSAWLFGLIHGSFGFTTAFLAGVVFGGIFWRAGFESALISHFVADFIFFNLTYVGE; from the coding sequence TTGAACCCCGATCCATCTTCAATACCCCCGACGACGGCCTCTGCCCCCACCAAGCATACGCCCTTTTTCTTTCAGGGAATCGACTGGCGCACGGCGGCCCGCTACGCAGCTATCCTGGGTCTGCTGTCCAGCTTCAGCCAATGCCTTTCGGACCTGAACCTCCAGAAGAGCCAGGCGTGGCCCTGGTGGGAATTCCTGAGACTGTTCTGGCTCTATGCTCCCTGTGCCTTTATGGGGGCGGTCTTCGCCCTGAAGACCGGCCTGGAACCCTTCCTGGCCAACCGTCCCTCGGCCTGGCTCGGCAAGGGCCGGCAATTGATGATTTTCGGCGTAATTCCCGGAGTGGCCATCGCCCTTTCCTTTCACCGCATGTTCGCTCCCTTTCGCTTCAGTCCACGGATCCCGGCCTATTTGCGGGAGATGGACAGTTTCTATGACAGCTTTGTGCTTTCGCTGCGGGCTGCGGTGACGGAAGAAGTGGTCTTTCGCTTCTTCCTGTTGGCTGCCTTCTACTATATATTGACCCGAATGCTCCAGCCCCTGAGAGATCGGGGATGGACCCGCCTGGATTGGCTGGCGGTCCTGGGCTCGATTCTTCTGTCCGCCTGGCTGTTCGGCCTGATCCACGGCAGCTTCGGCTTCACCACGGCCTTTCTGGCGGGTGTCGTGTTCGGAGGCATCTTCTGGCGAGCGGGATTCGAATCCGCCCTGATCTCCCATTTTGTGGCCGACTTCATTTTTTTCAATCTCACCTACGTAGGCGAGTAA
- a CDS encoding Gfo/Idh/MocA family oxidoreductase, whose protein sequence is MQSKIRVGIVGAQFAARFHLACYRQVFGVPLEVVGVVSRSRKSAEAFAGAHGLNAFDSLQSLLSAADVVDVCAPAYVHEAVAVEAFKFNKHVIVEKPLTGYFGAGQDPFDARSFPKETMMQEALASSRRMREAASRSGRQLMYAENWVYAPSVQKEREILHSTKGQILWMMGEESHSGSHSEAYGHWSRAGGGSIVGKGCHPLTAALYLKREEGLARLGRPLRPRSVSARVHEITRLDTYRDAGQLRTDYQDVEDYGQMHVVFEDGMVADIFSSEIVMGGVHNWLEVMANNHRTRCNINPTDSVTTYNPREDQLRDVYIVEKIGTKQGWSRPAPDEDWMSGYPQELQDFMECIFTGREPQSGGELAEDTLAVMYASYLSAERRGQEVEVPLG, encoded by the coding sequence ATGCAATCGAAAATTCGAGTCGGTATCGTAGGGGCGCAGTTCGCGGCCCGCTTTCACCTGGCCTGCTATCGGCAGGTGTTCGGCGTCCCGCTGGAGGTCGTGGGAGTCGTGTCCCGGTCCCGAAAAAGCGCCGAGGCTTTTGCCGGCGCCCACGGGCTCAACGCCTTCGACTCCCTGCAGAGCCTGTTGAGTGCGGCGGACGTGGTCGATGTCTGCGCGCCTGCCTATGTGCACGAAGCCGTGGCCGTGGAGGCCTTCAAATTCAACAAGCACGTCATCGTGGAAAAGCCGCTCACCGGCTACTTCGGGGCCGGACAGGACCCTTTCGATGCCCGCAGTTTTCCCAAGGAAACAATGATGCAGGAGGCCCTGGCAAGCTCGAGGCGGATGCGGGAGGCGGCCTCCCGATCGGGACGTCAGCTCATGTACGCGGAAAATTGGGTCTACGCACCCTCCGTTCAAAAAGAGCGGGAAATTTTGCACTCCACCAAGGGCCAGATCCTGTGGATGATGGGGGAGGAGTCCCACAGCGGATCGCACTCCGAAGCTTACGGGCACTGGTCCCGGGCCGGTGGAGGCTCCATCGTGGGCAAGGGGTGCCACCCGCTGACGGCGGCGCTCTATCTGAAGCGGGAGGAAGGTTTGGCCAGGCTGGGCCGACCCTTGCGCCCGCGCTCGGTCAGCGCCCGGGTCCACGAGATCACCCGCCTGGACACCTATCGGGATGCCGGACAGCTACGGACCGATTACCAGGATGTCGAGGACTACGGCCAGATGCATGTGGTCTTCGAGGACGGCATGGTGGCCGACATCTTCTCCAGCGAGATCGTCATGGGCGGGGTGCACAACTGGCTGGAAGTCATGGCCAACAACCATCGGACCCGTTGCAACATCAATCCGACCGATTCCGTAACCACCTACAATCCGCGGGAGGACCAGCTCCGGGATGTCTATATCGTGGAGAAAATAGGGACCAAGCAGGGTTGGAGCCGCCCGGCGCCGGACGAGGACTGGATGAGCGGCTATCCCCAAGAGTTGCAGGACTTCATGGAGTGCATCTTTACCGGGCGGGAACCGCAATCCGGTGGGGAGTTGGCTGAAGACACCCTGGCCGTGATGTACGCCTCCTACCTTTCGGCCGAGAGGCGCGGTCAGGAGGTCGAAGTACCCCTGGGTTGA
- a CDS encoding pyridoxal phosphate-dependent aminotransferase, with product MDRAALATSVTAVPASRIREIADIAFSMEGVLKLYFGESDQPTPDYIKEAATRALAEGFTFYTENAGLPSLRKALAEKYRELHQVDLDPGSEIVITSSGVQALNVGIRCALDPGDEALLLTPAWPNGSAIVQMFNAIPRQVPMVLKDSRYEIDFDRLRSCLNPRTRLLLYTSPSNPLGWVASRQDQEALLEFCRRHRLWLLADEVYERLYYGGNVAPSILRLCDRDDAVVVVQSFSKTYCMTGWRLGWLVTRRDAARKATELNEFVVSHAPAMAQKAGEVALRDGESELDSMRERLRDNLDFCRLALDAMPGVTLPEPLGAFYLFPRIEGLSDSFDFCRRFLLGKQVGFAPGVAFGAGGEGSVRLCYAADRDILREALVRFKTFLAEGGVAGAS from the coding sequence ATGGATAGAGCTGCCCTGGCCACTTCGGTCACGGCCGTGCCGGCTTCACGCATTCGCGAGATCGCCGACATTGCTTTTTCAATGGAGGGAGTACTGAAGCTCTATTTCGGTGAGTCGGACCAACCCACCCCCGACTACATCAAGGAGGCCGCAACCCGAGCGCTGGCGGAGGGATTCACCTTCTACACCGAAAATGCCGGACTGCCCAGCCTGCGAAAGGCACTGGCGGAAAAGTACCGGGAACTGCACCAGGTGGACCTGGACCCGGGCTCGGAGATTGTCATTACCAGCTCGGGAGTGCAGGCGCTCAATGTCGGCATTCGCTGTGCCCTGGACCCGGGGGACGAAGCCCTGCTGCTGACTCCGGCCTGGCCCAACGGTTCGGCCATTGTCCAGATGTTCAACGCCATACCCAGGCAAGTGCCGATGGTTTTAAAGGACTCCCGTTACGAGATCGACTTTGATCGGCTGCGGTCCTGCCTGAATCCGCGTACCCGGCTACTCCTCTATACCTCGCCTTCCAACCCGCTGGGGTGGGTGGCCTCCCGGCAGGACCAGGAGGCCCTGCTGGAGTTCTGCCGCCGTCACCGTCTCTGGCTCCTGGCCGACGAAGTCTACGAACGCCTCTATTACGGCGGCAACGTAGCCCCGTCCATTTTGCGCCTGTGTGACCGGGACGACGCCGTCGTCGTGGTGCAGTCTTTCTCCAAGACCTACTGCATGACCGGGTGGCGCCTGGGTTGGCTGGTGACCCGCCGGGATGCGGCCCGAAAGGCCACCGAACTGAACGAGTTCGTGGTCTCCCATGCTCCGGCCATGGCCCAGAAGGCGGGAGAAGTGGCTCTCCGGGACGGGGAATCGGAGTTGGATTCGATGCGAGAGCGGTTGCGGGACAACCTGGATTTTTGCCGGCTGGCTCTCGATGCCATGCCGGGCGTCACGCTTCCCGAACCGCTGGGAGCCTTTTATCTGTTTCCCCGAATCGAGGGGTTGTCGGACTCTTTCGACTTCTGCCGCAGGTTTCTGCTTGGAAAGCAAGTCGGATTTGCTCCCGGTGTGGCCTTCGGGGCCGGCGGGGAAGGATCGGTACGACTATGCTACGCGGCCGACCGGGACATCCTTCGGGAGGCCTTGGTGAGGTTTAAGACCTTTTTGGCGGAGGGCGGAGTTGCGGGGGCATCCTGA